In the genome of Drosophila pseudoobscura strain MV-25-SWS-2005 chromosome 3, UCI_Dpse_MV25, whole genome shotgun sequence, one region contains:
- the Jheh2 gene encoding juvenile hormone epoxide hydrolase 2 yields MSNVFVRFLIGGLALLVAVGYKNYRDLAAPGKRPDLDNNAYWGPKLGKQIYKENKAILPYDITVNPEVIADLKSQLSRPLKLQEPLEGVGFEYGFNANELRQVVKYWRDTYLTNWSEREQYLKKLDHFQTEIQGLKIHFIHAKPSKEAGKQGKKVLPLLLMHGWPGTVREFYDFIPLLTTPSDKSDYVFEVIAPSLPGYGWSQGSSKTGFGVAQVAVVMRNLMLRLGFEKFLVQGGDWGSLIGSNVAGLFPENVLGYHSNMCGNNSPMGNLKLVLSFVFPSWFVDGQFAHFYRGAGGLFKTIMEEMGYAHIQATKPDTVGNALIDNPIGLASYILEKFSTWTNPAFMALPDGGLTKRFTYDQLLDNVMIYYVTNSITTSMRLYSESMNKAQSSLAVDSVPITAKTGCTRFAHEIAHTPDAILANKFPNLVHSTYFEDGGHFPAFELPEQLYADFTAFVQKADL; encoded by the exons ATGTCGAATGTATTTGTCCGATTTTTGATCGGAGGCCTGGCTCTGCTGGTCGCCGTTGGCTACAAGAACTACCGCGATCTGGCGGCGCCCGGCAAGCGGCCCGACCTCGACAACAATGCCTACTGGGGACCAAAGCTAGGCAAGCAGATCTACAAGGAGAACAAGGCCATCTTGCCGTATGACATCACCGTCAATCCAGAG GTAATAGCCGATCTGAAGAGCCAACTGAGTCGTCCTCTGAAGCTGCAGGAACCGCTGGAGGGTGTGGGCTTTGAGTACGGATTCAATGCGAATGAGCTGCGCCAGGTGGTGAAATACTGGCGAGATACCTATCTGACCAACTGGAGCGAGCGCGAGCAGTATCTGAAGAAACTGGATCACTTCCAAACCGAGATACAGGG ATTGAAAATTCACTTTATTCATGCCAAGCCGAGCAAGGAGGCCGGAAAGCAGGGCAAGAAGGTGCTGCCCCTGCTCTTGATGCACGGCTGGCCGGGCACCGTTCGCGAATTCTACGATTTCATTCCCCTGCTGACCACGCCGAGCGACAAGAGCGACTACGTCTTCGAGGTGATTGCGCCCAGCCTGCCGGGCTATGGATGGTCTCAG GGATCTTCAAAGACTGGCTTTGGAGTGGCCCAAGTGGCAGTGGTGATGCGTAATCTGATGCTGCGTCTGGGCTTTGAGAAGTTTCTCGTCCAGGGCGGTGACTGGGGCTCGCTGATAGGCTCCAATGTGGCCGGGCTTTTCCCGGAGAATGTGCTCGGCTATCACTCGAACATGTGCGGCAACAACAGTCCCATGGGCAACCTGAAGCTGGTCCTGTCCTTTGTCTTTCCCAGCTGGTTCGTCGACGGCCAGTTCGCGCATTTCTACAGGGGCGCTGGTGGCCTCTTCAAGACCATCATGGAGGAGATGGGCTATGCCCACATCCAGGCCACCAAGCCGGACACTGTGGGCAATGCTCTGATCGATAACCCTATTGGGCTGGCCTCCTACATCCTGGAAAAGTTCTCCACGTGGACGAATCCCGCGTTCATGGCACTACCAGATGGCGGCCTTACCAAGCGCTTTACCTACGACCAGCTCCTGGACAACGTCATGATCTACTATGTGACCAACTCGATCACCACCTCCATGCGCCTGTACTCCGAGTCGATGAACAAGGCACAATCTTCCCTGGCTGTCGACTCGGTGCCCATTACGGCCAAGACTGGATGCACTCGATTCGCCCATGAAATCGCACACACCCCCGATGCCATTCTGGCCAACAAATTCCCCAATCTGGTGCACAGCACCTATTTCGAGGACGGCGGACATTTTCCGGCCTTCGAGCTACCGGAGCAGCTGTACGCAGACTTCACGGCCTTTGTGCAGAAAGCCGATCTCTAA
- the LOC26533439 gene encoding uncharacterized protein, producing the protein MFAPMILWLILYLIGLIQGRSIVRDSQEWPTPQPDPTIFEYPPTEKQELFLDESFLM; encoded by the exons ATGTTCGCCCCAATGATTCTCTGGCTTATTCTGTATTTGATTGGCCTGATCCAAGGCCGCTCCATTGTGCGAGACAGCCAGGAG TGGCCGACACCCCAGCCAGATCCCACCATCTTTGAGTACCCGCCGACCGAAAAGCAGGAGCTCTTTTTAGATGAATCGTTTTTAATGTGa
- the Jheh3 gene encoding juvenile hormone epoxide hydrolase 1 — MKCLIVFGVIVAVFGAFVGYGYLVFSELTRPLPKPEFSDSTYWGPGEAKSYVPDKKIYEFRLDVPQAEIEDLRQQLNRTLRLAEPLDGISFEYGFNSYALDQFVEYWRDKYLTKWDERQELFNKFKQYTTEIQGLNIHFIREKASAEAAAKKHVYPLLLLHGWPGSVREFYDIIPMLTNDQNVTDYAFEVVAPSLVGYGWSDAATRPGFNAAEMATVMRNLMLRLGHKKFFIQGGDWGSIIGSNLATLYPENVIGYHSNMCVLNSPLAILKGIYGTYFSEKIIPSRFFYDHHFPVWDKYADLLRESGYFHIQATKPDTIGAALATSPVGLAAYILEKFQYCTNPGMQQDFGAIVTVFGLEPVLDNLMVYYLTNSITTSVRFYAENVSKAYRDLQLDRVPTPVPMGCSRFRYDLPSVTDWQLRDKFPNLKHSMYFQQGSHFAAMEMPAMLYQDFTAFVGKIGLHGEKPK, encoded by the exons ATGAAGTGCCTGATAGTGTTCGGGGTGATTGTGGCCGTGTTCGGAGCCTTTGTCGGCTACGGCTACTTGGTGTTTTCGGAGCTGACACGTCCGCTACCGAAGCCGGAGTTCAGCGACAGCACGTACTGGGGTCCCGGCGAGGCCAAAAGCTATGTGCCCGACAAGAAGATCTACGAGTTCCGTCTGGACGTGCCACAGGCGGAGATCGAGGATCTGCGCCAGCAGCTGAATCGCACCCTGCGGCTCGCCGAGCCACTCGACGGCATCTCGTTCGAGTACGGTTTCAACTCCTATGCCTTGGACCAGTTTGTTGAGTACTGGCGCGACAAGTATCTGACCAAATGGGATGAGCGCCAGGAGCTGTTCAACAAATTCAAGCAGTACACCACCGAGATCCAGGG CCTGAATATTCACTTTATTCGCGAGAAGGCTAGCGCGGAGGCAGCCGCCAAGAAGCATGTCtatcctctgctgctgctgcacggcTGGCCGGGATCGGTGCGTGAGTTCTACGACATTATTCCCATGCTGACCAACGACCAGAACGTGACGGACTATGCCTTCGAGGTGGTGGCTCCCTCCCTGGTGGGCTACGGATGGTCTGAT GCTGCCACTCGTCCCGGATTCAATGCCGCCGAAATGGCCACCGTGATGAGGAACCTGATGCTGCGTCTGGGCCACAAGAAGTTCTTCATTCAGGGCGGCGACTGGGGCAGCATCATCGGCAGCAACCTGGCCACCCTCTATCCGGAGAACGTGATCGGCTATCACTCCAACATGTGCGTCCTCAACTCGCCATTGGCCATCCTCAAGGGAATCTATGGCACCTACTTCTCGGAAAAGATTATTCCCTCGCGCTTCTTCTACGACCACCACTTCCCCGTGTGGGACAAGTACGCGGACCTGCTGCGGGAGAGCGGCTACTTCCACATCCAGGCCACCAAGCCGGACACCATTGGTGCTGCCCTCGCCACCAGCCCGGTAGGCCTGGCCGCCTACATCCTCGAGAAGTTCCAGTACTGCACCAATCCCGGCATGCAGCAGGACTTTGGGGCCATCGTCACCGTCTTTGGCCTCGAGCCGGTGCTGGACAACCTGATGGTCTATTACCTGACCAACTCGATCACCACTTCGGTCCGTTTCTACGCGGAGAACGTGTCCAAGGCGTACCGCGATCTGCAGCTGGACCGAGTGCCCACGCCCGTGCCCATGGGCTGCTCCCGTTTCCGCTACGATCTGCCCTCCGTCACGGACTGGCAGCTGCGCGACAAGTTCCCCAACCTGAAGCACTCCATGTACTTCCAGCAGGGCAGCCACTTTGCCGCCATGGAGATGCCTGCCATGCTGTACCAGGATTTCACCGCCTTCGTTGGCAAGATCGGTCTCCACGGTGAGAAGCCAAAATAA
- the Jheh1 gene encoding juvenile hormone epoxide hydrolase 1, with protein MSVTLKILVLVLAIGGGLIYKNVSQLWADLPAPKLDPQEWWGDEAQPKDYAAYLANSSEVIGNRLSYPEKTVTDLFTRLNRTLRLTPPLEGVAFEYGFNTDYLKEVVEYWRDDYLPRWREREVFLWQFNHFTTDIQGLRMHFLHLMVYDENKVGKQHYPVLLLHGWPGSVREFYDLIHLLHQSNLDKNNKYIFDVIVPSLPGYGWSQGTSRKGLGPAQVAVIMSNLMARLGYDKYFIQGGDWGSIIGSHMATLYPEKVLGYHSNMCTSMSPKSHVMGALAGLWPSLFVPSGFEDLFFPKSRQLSYLIEESGYFHLQATKPDTVGAALTDNPVGLAAYILEKFSTWTNPSYRSLADGGITKRYTMDALLDNVMIYYLTNSITTSQRLYAEAYSKEQRGLLLERVPTPVPTGCARFKSDIMHFLDIQLKDKFPNLIHSTYHKQGGHFAALEVPKVLHKDFLEFVKKVEQKFNIKPL; from the exons ATGTCCGTCACACTGAAAAttctggtgctggtgttggcCATTGGCGGCGGCCTAATCTATAAGAATGTCAGCCAGCTCTGGGCAGATTTGCCTGCCCCGAAACTGGATCCGCAGGAATGGTGGGGCGATGAGGCCCAGCCCAAGGACTATGCAGCCTATCTGGCCAACAGCTCGGAGGTGATTGGCAATCGGCTCAGCTATCCGGAGAAG ACCGTCACGGATTTGTTTACTCGCTTGAATCGCACTCTGCGCCTCACTCCCCCACTGGAGGGTGTGGCCTTTGAGTACGGATTCAACACGGACTATCTTAAGGAAGTGGTGGAGTACTGGAGAGACGATTACCTGCCGCGTTGGCGCGAACGTGAAGTCTTCCTTTGGCAATTCAATCACTTCACCACCGATATTCAGGG GCTACGCATGCACTTCCTCCACCTGATGGTCTACGACGAGAACAAGGTGGGCAAGCAGCACTATCCGGTGCTCCTGCTGCACGGCTGGCCGGGATCGGTCCGCGAGTTCTACGATCTGATTCACCTGCTCCATCAGTCCAATCTGGATAAGAACAACAAGTACATCTTCGACGTGATTGTGCCCAGTTTGCCAGGCTATGGCTGGTCCCAG GGCACGTCACGTAAGGGGCTTGGACCTGCCCAAGTGGCCGTGATAATGAGCAACCTTATGGCACGCCTGGGGTACGATAAGTACTTCATTCAGGGCGGCGATTGGGGCAGCATCATTGGCAGCCACATGGCCACCCTCTACCCGGAGAAGGTCCTCGGCTATCACTCCAATATGTGCACCAGCATGAGCCCCAAGTCCCATGTAATGGGTGCGCTGGCCGGGCTATGGCCCAGTCTCTTTGTGCCCAGTGGCTTCGAGGACCTATTCTTCCCAAAGTCGCGCCAGCTGAGCTATCTGATTGAGGAGAGCGGTTACTTCCACTTGCAGGCCACCAAGCCGGACACCGTTGGCGCAGCCCTCACCGATAACCCAGTCGGCCTGGCCGCCTATATTCTGGAAAAGTTCTCCACGTGGACCAATCCCAGCTACCGGTCCCTGGCCGATGGCGGCATCACGAAGCGCTACACGATGGACGCCCTGCTGGACAACGTGATGATCTACTATCTGACCAACTCAATCACCACCTCGCAGCGCCTGTACGCCGAGGCCTACAGCAAGGAGCAGCGTGGACTGCTGCTGGAGCGCGTCCCCACCCCGGTACCAACTGGGTGTGCCCGCTTCAAGAGCGATATCATGCATTTCCTGGATATTCAGCTGAAGGATAAGTTCCCGAACCTGATACACAGCACGTATCACAAACAGGGCGGACACTTTGCTGCCCTCGAGGTGCCCAAAGTGCTGCACAAGGATTTCCTAGAGTTCGTCAAGAAGGTTGAACAGAAGTTTAATATTAAGCCActgtag
- the LOC6898349 gene encoding diptericin A-like, which produces MQSTIVLALLCCIVGAVVAYPAEDMTMPSTPSPRYPLNLQGGGGAQEREGFNFGVRGSENVWRSDNGRHEIDVNGGYAQRLGGQWGNSEPSYSFGTNYRYRW; this is translated from the coding sequence ATGCAGTCTACAATCGTcctcgctctgctctgctgcatTGTCGGTGCTGTGGTGGCATATCCGGCCGAAGACATGACGATGCCCTCGACGCCATCTCCTCGCTATCCCCTCAACTTGCAGGGCGGCGGCGGGGCCCAGGAGCGCGAGGGATTCAACTTTGGAGTGCGTGGCAGCGAGAACGTGTGGAGGAGCGACAACGGGCGGCACGAGATCGACGTGAACGGCGGATATGCCCAGCGTCTGGGCGGACAGTGGGGCAACTCGGAGCCGAGCTACAGCTTTGGCACCAACTACCGCTACAGATGGTAG
- the LOC4804055 gene encoding microtubule-associated protein RP/EB family member 2 isoform X1 has protein sequence MSDLKLTVALTSSNGENMSRHDMLQWVNTMVQGHFKKIEELSSGVAYCQMMELIFPNCINLKRVKMSAKLEHECLHNLKLFQSAFTRLKLDKAVPIDRLIKGRFQDNFEFLQWFKKFFDSQAPGLENIKSAANAPIPKPIKPRGFAKELAKAVSPPSNGTGAEEDLTTRDLMSEMQTLSIKIDGAIVTRDECYNKLLQIERLMDDVTNSNNHAEFCSRIYTVLYKTMDGQPSAEIQGINGNAVSNSEMVEPEADGEY, from the exons ATGAGTGACCTTAAATTGACCGTAGCCCTAACCAGCAGCAACGGAGAGAACATGTCGCGCCATGACATGCTGCAATGGGTCAATACCATGGTGCAGGGCCACTTCAAAAAGATCGAAGAGCTGAGCTCAG GTGTTGCCTACTGCCAAATGATGGAGCTGATCTTCCCCAACTGCATCAACCTGAAGCGCGTGAAGATGAGCGCAAAGCTGGAGCACGAATGCCTCCACAATCTCAAGTTGTTTCAGAGCGCCTTTACCCGCCTCAAGCTGGACAAAGCAGTGCCCATCGATCGCTTGATCAAGGGCCGCTTCCAGGACAACTTTGAGTTTCTGCAGTGGTTCAAGAAGTTCTTCGACTCGCAGGCTCCGGGCTTGGAGAACATCAAATCGGCTGCCAATGCGCCCATTCCGAAACCAATAAAGCCGCGCGGCTTCGCTAAGGAACTAGCCAAAGCAGTGTCGCCACCATCTAACGGAACGGGCGCAGAGGAAGATCTCACCACAAGGGACCTGATGAGCGAGATGCAGACCTTGAGCATCAAGATCGACGGTGCCATAGTAACACGCGACGAGTGCTACAACAAGCTGCTCCAAATCGAACGCCTGATGGACGACGtgacaaacagcaacaatcacGCGGAGTTCTGCAGCCGCATCTATACCGTGCTTTATAAGACCATGGATGGCCAGCCCTCTGCAGAAATTCAAGGAATCAATGGAAATGCCGTCTCCAATAGTGAAATGGTCGAGCCGGAGGCTGATGGAGAGTATTGA
- the DptB gene encoding diptericin A, which yields MEFSSSLLLLSLACACACLCAPAAAYPADEQHLVYVEPSEFFPDFLDVEVDHPRVRRQLQLQGGGGGSPRQGFDLSLNGRAPVWQSPNGRHSFDATGHYGQHLGGPYGNSRPQWGAGGQYTFRF from the exons ATGGAATTCAGTTCAAGCCTCCTGCTGTTGAGCCTGGCCTGTGCCTGCGCCTGCCTCTGTGCCCCCGCCGCTGCCTATCCGGCAGATGAACAGCATTTGGTCTATGTGGAGCCCTCGGAG TTTTTCCCCGATTTCCTTGATGTGGAGGTGGACCATCCGCGAGTGCGTCGCCAGTTGCAGCTTCagggaggcggcggcggcagccctCGCCAGGGCTTCGACCTCAGCCTGAACGGCCGTGCCCCCGTGTGGCAGAGCCCGAACGGCCGACACTCCTTCGATGCCACGGGCCACTACGGCCAGCACTTGGGCGGACCCTACGGCAACAGTCGTCCCCAGTGGGGAGCCGGAGGACAGTACACGTTTAGATTCTAA
- the LOC4804055 gene encoding microtubule-associated protein RP/EB family member 2 isoform X2 — MSRHDMLQWVNTMVQGHFKKIEELSSGVAYCQMMELIFPNCINLKRVKMSAKLEHECLHNLKLFQSAFTRLKLDKAVPIDRLIKGRFQDNFEFLQWFKKFFDSQAPGLENIKSAANAPIPKPIKPRGFAKELAKAVSPPSNGTGAEEDLTTRDLMSEMQTLSIKIDGAIVTRDECYNKLLQIERLMDDVTNSNNHAEFCSRIYTVLYKTMDGQPSAEIQGINGNAVSNSEMVEPEADGEY, encoded by the exons ATGTCGCGCCATGACATGCTGCAATGGGTCAATACCATGGTGCAGGGCCACTTCAAAAAGATCGAAGAGCTGAGCTCAG GTGTTGCCTACTGCCAAATGATGGAGCTGATCTTCCCCAACTGCATCAACCTGAAGCGCGTGAAGATGAGCGCAAAGCTGGAGCACGAATGCCTCCACAATCTCAAGTTGTTTCAGAGCGCCTTTACCCGCCTCAAGCTGGACAAAGCAGTGCCCATCGATCGCTTGATCAAGGGCCGCTTCCAGGACAACTTTGAGTTTCTGCAGTGGTTCAAGAAGTTCTTCGACTCGCAGGCTCCGGGCTTGGAGAACATCAAATCGGCTGCCAATGCGCCCATTCCGAAACCAATAAAGCCGCGCGGCTTCGCTAAGGAACTAGCCAAAGCAGTGTCGCCACCATCTAACGGAACGGGCGCAGAGGAAGATCTCACCACAAGGGACCTGATGAGCGAGATGCAGACCTTGAGCATCAAGATCGACGGTGCCATAGTAACACGCGACGAGTGCTACAACAAGCTGCTCCAAATCGAACGCCTGATGGACGACGtgacaaacagcaacaatcacGCGGAGTTCTGCAGCCGCATCTATACCGTGCTTTATAAGACCATGGATGGCCAGCCCTCTGCAGAAATTCAAGGAATCAATGGAAATGCCGTCTCCAATAGTGAAATGGTCGAGCCGGAGGCTGATGGAGAGTATTGA
- the DptA gene encoding diptericin A, producing the protein MQSTIVLALLCCIVGAVVAYPAEDMTMPSTPSPRYPLNLQGGGGAQEREGFNFGLRGSENVWRSDNGRHEIDVNGGYSQRLGGQWGNSEPSYNVGTNYRYRW; encoded by the coding sequence ATGCAGTCTACAATCGTcctcgctctgctctgctgcatTGTCGGTGCTGTGGTGGCATATCCGGCCGAAGACATGACGATGCCCTCGACGCCATCTCCTCGCTATCCCCTCAACTTGCAGGGCGGCGGCGGGGCCCAGGAGCGCGAAGGATTCAACTTTGGACTGCGTGGCAGCGAGAACGTGTGGAGGAGCGACAACGGGCGGCACGAGATCGACGTGAACGGCGGATATTCCCAGCGTTTGGGCGGACAGTGGGGCAACTCGGAGCCGAGCTACAACGTTGGCACCAACTACCGCTACAGATGGTAG